One genomic region from Strix uralensis isolate ZFMK-TIS-50842 chromosome 19, bStrUra1, whole genome shotgun sequence encodes:
- the DDX5 gene encoding putative ATP-dependent RNA helicase DDX5 isoform X1, whose protein sequence is MPGYSSDRDRGFGAPRFGGSRGGPLSGKKFGNPGEKLTKKKWNLDELPKFEKNFYQEHPDVVRRTVQEVEQYRSSKEVTVRGHNCPKPIINFYEANFPANVMEVIQRQNFTEPTAIQAQGWPVALSGLDMVGVAQTGSGKTLSYLLPAIVHINHQPFLERGDGPICLVLAPTRELAQQVQQVAAEYSRACRLKSTCIYGGAPKGPQIRDLERGVEICIATPGRLIDFLEAGKTNLRRCTYLVLDEADRMLDMGFEPQIRKIVDQIRPDRQTLMWSATWPKEVRQLAEDFLKEYVHINIGALELSANHNILQIVDVCHDVEKDDKLIRLMEEIMSEKENKTIVFVETKRRCDDLTRKMRRDGWPAMGIHGDKSQQERDWVLNEFKHGKAPILIATDVASRGLDVEDVKFVINYDYPNSSEDYIHRIGRTARSTKTGTAYTFFTPNNIKQVNDLISVLREANQAINPKLLQLIEDRGSGRSRGDRRDRYSAGKRGGFSSFRERENFERNYGALGKRDFGAKTQNGAYSAQSFSNGTPFGNGFAAAGMQAGFRAGNPAGAYQNGYDQQYGSNIANMHNGMNQQQYAYPATGAAPMIGYPMPTSYSQ, encoded by the exons ATGCCCGGGTATTCCAGCGACAGGGATAGAGG GTTTGGAGCCCCACGTTTTGGAGGAAGTAGAGGTGGACCCCTCTCTGGGAAGAAATTTGGAAACCCTGGGGAGAAACttacaaaaaagaaatggaatttaGATGAGCTGCCCAAATTTGAGAAGAACTTCTATCAAGAACATCCTGATGTAGTTAGACGTACTGTG caAGAAGTTGAACAGTACAGATCAAGCAAAGAAGTCACAGTTAGGGGCCATAACTGTCCAAAACCAATTATAAACTTCTATGAAGCTAACTTTCCTG CAAATGTTATGGAAGTAATTCAGAGGCAGAACTTCACTGAACCAACTGCTATTCAGGCACAAGGTTGGCCTGTTGCATTGAGTGGATTGGATATGGTTGGAGTGGCACAGACTGGATCAGGGAAAACACTGTCT TACTTGTTGCCTGCTATTGTGCATATAAATCATCAGCCATTCCTGGAGCGAGGAGATGGACCTATT TGTCTTGTGCTGGCACCAACTCGTGAACTGGCTCAACAAGTGCAGCAGGTAGCTGCTGAATATAGCAGAGCGTGCCGTTTGAAGTCTACATGTATTTATGGAGGTGCTCCAAAGGGACCACAAATCCGTGACTTAGAAAGAG GTGTGGAAATCTGCATTGCTACACCTGGAAGACTTATAGACTTCTTAGAAGCTGGAAAGACCAATCTCAGGAGGTGTACTTACCTTGTCCTTGATGAAGCTGACAGGATGCTTGACATGGGATTTGAACCTCAGATCAGAAAAATTGTGGATCAGATAAGA cctgaCAGGCAGACTCTGATGTGGAGTGCCACATGGCCAAAGGAAGTAAGGCAGCTGGCTGAAGACTTCCTGAAAGAATACGTACACATCAACATTGGTGCATTAGAACTAAGCGCAAATCACAACATTCTTCAGATTGTGGATGTGTGTCATGATGTAGAGAAAGATGACAA GCTTATTCGTTTGATGGAAGAAATAATGagtgagaaggaaaataaaacaattgtCTTTGTGGAAACCAAAAGACGGTGTGATGATCTTACCAGGAAAATGAGGAGAGATGG gtGGCCAGCAATGGGTATTCATGGTGATAAAAGTCAGCAGGAGAGGGACTGGGTTCTAAATG AATTCAAACACGGAAAAGCACCAATCCTGATTGCTACAGATGTTGCATCCAGAGGTCTAG ATGTGGAAGATGTGAAATTTGTCATCAATTATGACTACCCTAACTCCTCAGAGGACTATATCCACCGAATTGGACGAACTGCCCGCAGTACCAAAACAGGCACAGCATACACATTCTTTACTCCTAACAATATTAAGCAAGTAAATGACCTCATCTCTGTGCTTCGGGAGGCTAATCAAGCCATCAACCCCAAATTGCTTCAGTTGATTGAAGACAGAGGTTCAG GTCGTTCCCGAGGTGATCGACGTGACAGATATTCTGCGGGCAAAAGGGGTGGATTTAGTAGTTTTAGAGAGAGGGAGAACTTTGAGAGAAACTATGGTGCACTAGGAAAGAGAGACTTTGGAGCAAAAACTCAGAATGGGGCCTACAGTGCCCAAAGTTTCAGTAATGGAACTCCTTTTGGAAATGGCTTTGCAGCTGCAGGCATGCAGGCTGGCTTCAGGGCTGGTAACCCTGCGGGGGCTTACCAGAACGGCTATGATCAGCAGTACGGGAGTAACATTGCAAATATGCACAATGGCATGAACCAACAGCAGTATGCATATCCTGCCACTGGTGCTGCTCCTATGATAGGTTACCCAATGCCGACAAGTTATTCTCAATAA
- the DDX5 gene encoding putative ATP-dependent RNA helicase DDX5 isoform X2 gives MPGFGAPRFGGSRGGPLSGKKFGNPGEKLTKKKWNLDELPKFEKNFYQEHPDVVRRTVQEVEQYRSSKEVTVRGHNCPKPIINFYEANFPANVMEVIQRQNFTEPTAIQAQGWPVALSGLDMVGVAQTGSGKTLSYLLPAIVHINHQPFLERGDGPICLVLAPTRELAQQVQQVAAEYSRACRLKSTCIYGGAPKGPQIRDLERGVEICIATPGRLIDFLEAGKTNLRRCTYLVLDEADRMLDMGFEPQIRKIVDQIRPDRQTLMWSATWPKEVRQLAEDFLKEYVHINIGALELSANHNILQIVDVCHDVEKDDKLIRLMEEIMSEKENKTIVFVETKRRCDDLTRKMRRDGWPAMGIHGDKSQQERDWVLNEFKHGKAPILIATDVASRGLDVEDVKFVINYDYPNSSEDYIHRIGRTARSTKTGTAYTFFTPNNIKQVNDLISVLREANQAINPKLLQLIEDRGSGRSRGDRRDRYSAGKRGGFSSFRERENFERNYGALGKRDFGAKTQNGAYSAQSFSNGTPFGNGFAAAGMQAGFRAGNPAGAYQNGYDQQYGSNIANMHNGMNQQQYAYPATGAAPMIGYPMPTSYSQ, from the exons ATGCCCGG GTTTGGAGCCCCACGTTTTGGAGGAAGTAGAGGTGGACCCCTCTCTGGGAAGAAATTTGGAAACCCTGGGGAGAAACttacaaaaaagaaatggaatttaGATGAGCTGCCCAAATTTGAGAAGAACTTCTATCAAGAACATCCTGATGTAGTTAGACGTACTGTG caAGAAGTTGAACAGTACAGATCAAGCAAAGAAGTCACAGTTAGGGGCCATAACTGTCCAAAACCAATTATAAACTTCTATGAAGCTAACTTTCCTG CAAATGTTATGGAAGTAATTCAGAGGCAGAACTTCACTGAACCAACTGCTATTCAGGCACAAGGTTGGCCTGTTGCATTGAGTGGATTGGATATGGTTGGAGTGGCACAGACTGGATCAGGGAAAACACTGTCT TACTTGTTGCCTGCTATTGTGCATATAAATCATCAGCCATTCCTGGAGCGAGGAGATGGACCTATT TGTCTTGTGCTGGCACCAACTCGTGAACTGGCTCAACAAGTGCAGCAGGTAGCTGCTGAATATAGCAGAGCGTGCCGTTTGAAGTCTACATGTATTTATGGAGGTGCTCCAAAGGGACCACAAATCCGTGACTTAGAAAGAG GTGTGGAAATCTGCATTGCTACACCTGGAAGACTTATAGACTTCTTAGAAGCTGGAAAGACCAATCTCAGGAGGTGTACTTACCTTGTCCTTGATGAAGCTGACAGGATGCTTGACATGGGATTTGAACCTCAGATCAGAAAAATTGTGGATCAGATAAGA cctgaCAGGCAGACTCTGATGTGGAGTGCCACATGGCCAAAGGAAGTAAGGCAGCTGGCTGAAGACTTCCTGAAAGAATACGTACACATCAACATTGGTGCATTAGAACTAAGCGCAAATCACAACATTCTTCAGATTGTGGATGTGTGTCATGATGTAGAGAAAGATGACAA GCTTATTCGTTTGATGGAAGAAATAATGagtgagaaggaaaataaaacaattgtCTTTGTGGAAACCAAAAGACGGTGTGATGATCTTACCAGGAAAATGAGGAGAGATGG gtGGCCAGCAATGGGTATTCATGGTGATAAAAGTCAGCAGGAGAGGGACTGGGTTCTAAATG AATTCAAACACGGAAAAGCACCAATCCTGATTGCTACAGATGTTGCATCCAGAGGTCTAG ATGTGGAAGATGTGAAATTTGTCATCAATTATGACTACCCTAACTCCTCAGAGGACTATATCCACCGAATTGGACGAACTGCCCGCAGTACCAAAACAGGCACAGCATACACATTCTTTACTCCTAACAATATTAAGCAAGTAAATGACCTCATCTCTGTGCTTCGGGAGGCTAATCAAGCCATCAACCCCAAATTGCTTCAGTTGATTGAAGACAGAGGTTCAG GTCGTTCCCGAGGTGATCGACGTGACAGATATTCTGCGGGCAAAAGGGGTGGATTTAGTAGTTTTAGAGAGAGGGAGAACTTTGAGAGAAACTATGGTGCACTAGGAAAGAGAGACTTTGGAGCAAAAACTCAGAATGGGGCCTACAGTGCCCAAAGTTTCAGTAATGGAACTCCTTTTGGAAATGGCTTTGCAGCTGCAGGCATGCAGGCTGGCTTCAGGGCTGGTAACCCTGCGGGGGCTTACCAGAACGGCTATGATCAGCAGTACGGGAGTAACATTGCAAATATGCACAATGGCATGAACCAACAGCAGTATGCATATCCTGCCACTGGTGCTGCTCCTATGATAGGTTACCCAATGCCGACAAGTTATTCTCAATAA